A single genomic interval of Terriglobus albidus harbors:
- a CDS encoding leucyl aminopeptidase yields the protein MQTKLVFEDAASSASPLLTVFALDQNTEKEGDPKIALLSVSAAVQSAAAAVLTSGEFKGGVAETLLLHNPAGLKAARLLIVGLGKAKSLSTAELRKAGGTAVRFAKPRGIREVAIIFPEGQDLAIEAARSAQAIVEGAVIADFDPDTYKSDRKDQSISTLALFAPSGARAAVETGAAEGELIASAQNFARSLVNEPGNKLTPTVLGLRAAEMARTSGLAAEVYSTEKMKELGMGAFLGVAQGSYEPPALIVLTYTPPSAPTADAPVFGLVGKGITFDTGGISIKPADGMEKMKYDMAGAAAMLGAMQAIAALKPPFKVISVICSCENMPSGRSYKPGDILTSASGKTIEINNTDAEGRLVLADGLWYAKQLGATKLVNAATLTGACAVALGLINAGLFTNDEATSTAFTGAAKIAGEGFWALPSSDEYLQLMKSSIADLMNTSNTRWGGASTAAAFLKEFVGETPWIHLDIAGLAWQDADKPWMPKGPSGFAVRSIVEWVRSAQ from the coding sequence ATGCAGACCAAGCTTGTTTTTGAGGATGCCGCATCCTCCGCCTCCCCCCTGCTTACCGTTTTCGCCCTCGACCAGAACACGGAAAAGGAAGGCGATCCGAAAATCGCCCTGCTCTCTGTGTCTGCCGCCGTACAGTCGGCAGCCGCCGCCGTGCTGACCTCCGGAGAGTTCAAGGGAGGAGTTGCGGAGACTCTGCTGCTGCATAACCCCGCTGGGTTGAAGGCTGCCCGGCTCCTGATTGTCGGCCTGGGCAAAGCAAAGTCCCTTTCCACCGCTGAGCTGCGGAAGGCCGGCGGCACGGCAGTCCGCTTTGCCAAACCTCGCGGGATCCGCGAGGTCGCAATCATCTTCCCTGAGGGGCAGGACCTTGCTATCGAAGCTGCCCGTTCAGCGCAGGCCATCGTTGAGGGCGCGGTGATCGCCGACTTCGATCCGGACACCTATAAGTCTGACCGCAAGGACCAGAGCATTTCCACCCTTGCCCTGTTTGCCCCCTCTGGGGCACGTGCGGCCGTTGAAACCGGCGCCGCTGAGGGCGAGCTCATCGCCTCTGCACAGAACTTTGCCCGCTCGCTGGTCAACGAACCGGGGAACAAACTTACTCCCACCGTTCTGGGGCTGCGTGCCGCGGAGATGGCCCGGACGTCCGGTCTCGCCGCCGAAGTGTACTCCACCGAAAAGATGAAAGAGCTGGGCATGGGCGCCTTCCTCGGCGTGGCCCAGGGCAGCTATGAACCGCCCGCGCTCATCGTGCTGACCTATACGCCTCCGTCGGCTCCCACAGCCGATGCTCCGGTGTTTGGCCTGGTCGGTAAAGGCATTACATTCGACACCGGCGGCATCTCCATCAAGCCGGCTGACGGCATGGAAAAGATGAAGTACGACATGGCCGGCGCGGCCGCCATGCTGGGCGCCATGCAGGCAATTGCCGCGCTGAAGCCGCCGTTCAAGGTTATCTCCGTCATCTGCTCTTGCGAGAACATGCCCTCCGGCCGCAGCTACAAGCCGGGCGACATTCTCACCTCAGCCAGTGGAAAGACGATTGAGATCAACAATACCGATGCCGAAGGCCGCCTGGTGCTGGCCGATGGCCTTTGGTACGCCAAGCAGCTTGGCGCAACCAAACTCGTCAATGCAGCCACCCTTACCGGGGCCTGCGCCGTCGCCCTGGGACTGATCAACGCCGGCCTGTTCACTAACGATGAGGCCACCAGCACAGCGTTTACCGGTGCGGCCAAGATCGCCGGAGAAGGTTTCTGGGCACTTCCCAGCTCCGACGAGTATCTGCAACTGATGAAGTCTTCCATCGCCGATCTGATGAACACCTCCAACACACGCTGGGGTGGAGCCTCCACTGCAGCGGCCTTCCTGAAAGAGTTCGTCGGTGAAACCCCCTGGATCCACCTCGATATTGCCGGTCTGGCCTGGCAGGACGCAGACAAACCCTGGATGCCGAAAGGCCCGTCGGGTTTCGCCGTGCGCTCCATCGTGGAGTGGGTTCGTTCTGCCCAGTAG
- a CDS encoding response regulator, with translation MQQQPTILFVDDEPVLRELLPLWLAQHGYRVLTASSGEEALAILQRETVDVLLTDYNLPGISGAQLIEQVPDKPALVLYSDAADFPEKEKHRLKIRAVLSKPIRREILLSALKDITLRS, from the coding sequence ATGCAGCAACAACCAACGATTCTTTTCGTCGATGACGAACCCGTCCTGCGCGAGCTTCTCCCCCTGTGGCTCGCGCAGCATGGATACCGCGTGCTAACGGCCTCGAGCGGAGAAGAGGCCTTAGCGATTCTGCAAAGAGAGACCGTCGATGTTCTGCTGACCGATTACAACCTTCCTGGTATCAGCGGAGCGCAATTGATCGAACAGGTTCCGGACAAGCCCGCGCTCGTCCTGTATTCCGATGCAGCCGACTTTCCAGAGAAGGAAAAGCACCGCCTCAAAATTAGAGCGGTGCTCTCCAAGCCCATTCGGCGCGAGATCCTACTCTCCGCGCTCAAAGACATCACGCTCCGAAGCTAG
- a CDS encoding arginine--tRNA ligase, translating to MYRKIQLDLLRQIAAVVEKKYGIELPQVAVEQPPKIEFGEYALPVALQLAKRVKKAPRAVAEELRSELESIDGVASVEIAGPGYLNIKLDRGVVASRIATGEHADVGGPGFRLVEHTSINPNKAAHIGHLRNAILGDTFQRLLRKDEYKSGYDVGVQNYIDNTGVQVADVVVGLVALEGRSLAGVKSLLEELAASNQRVDYYMWDLYARVSQWYTADEAEKEARKTLRLDTLHAIEHGGNETAEVADLIATAVLRRHLETMERLAIEYDFLPRESEILHLKFWDAARALMIEKGVLYQETEGKNKGCWVMRRAGSEVPNEGPDEDAKVIVRSNGTVTYVGKDIAYHLWKFGLLGKDFGYKPFHQYPNHMCWISTEHGEEQHPYFGRADAIYNVIDSRQNDPQNNVIQALRGMGYEDAADRYTHVNYEMVALTPRCAIELGYTVSEEDQQRAYIEVSGRKGFGVKADDLLDKLIAAAKVEVDTRHPELDEADRFETARKIAVGALRYFMLKYSRNTVIAFDFRDALSFEGETGPYVQYAIVRAANIFRKAGVDERDAVSDLAAGDLLEGESGVSIWEVWLTASKLTMVIEQAIQNAEPAILAKYVFQLAQQFNNFYHKHHILTETDMAKKKLLLATAAVAKREMMRALSLLGIEAPDVM from the coding sequence ATGTATCGCAAGATTCAATTAGATCTTCTGCGGCAGATTGCCGCTGTCGTCGAGAAAAAATACGGAATCGAACTGCCCCAGGTTGCCGTGGAGCAGCCGCCGAAGATTGAGTTCGGCGAATATGCGCTGCCTGTAGCGCTGCAACTGGCAAAGCGGGTGAAAAAGGCGCCGCGAGCTGTCGCCGAGGAGCTTCGTTCCGAGCTCGAATCGATCGATGGCGTCGCCTCGGTGGAGATTGCCGGTCCGGGCTACCTGAACATCAAGCTCGATCGCGGCGTGGTTGCCAGCCGTATCGCAACGGGTGAACATGCCGACGTTGGCGGTCCAGGGTTCCGGCTGGTGGAGCACACCAGCATCAATCCGAACAAAGCTGCCCACATCGGTCACCTGCGCAATGCCATTCTGGGAGATACCTTTCAGCGGCTGTTGCGCAAAGACGAATATAAGAGCGGTTATGACGTCGGAGTTCAGAACTACATCGACAACACCGGAGTGCAGGTAGCCGATGTGGTGGTGGGCCTCGTTGCCCTGGAAGGTCGCTCGCTGGCCGGCGTGAAGTCGTTGCTTGAAGAACTCGCGGCCAGTAACCAACGAGTCGACTACTACATGTGGGACCTGTATGCGCGTGTCTCGCAGTGGTACACCGCCGATGAGGCAGAGAAGGAAGCGCGGAAGACGCTGCGTCTCGACACGCTGCACGCCATCGAGCATGGCGGTAATGAGACTGCCGAGGTTGCTGACCTGATTGCAACGGCCGTTCTGCGCCGGCATCTCGAGACCATGGAGCGGCTCGCCATCGAGTATGACTTCCTGCCCAGAGAGAGCGAGATCCTTCATCTGAAGTTCTGGGATGCGGCACGGGCACTGATGATTGAGAAGGGAGTGCTCTACCAGGAGACCGAGGGCAAAAACAAAGGTTGCTGGGTGATGCGTCGCGCCGGCTCGGAGGTTCCTAACGAGGGGCCGGACGAGGATGCGAAGGTGATCGTACGGTCTAACGGCACGGTGACCTACGTCGGTAAGGATATTGCCTATCATCTGTGGAAGTTCGGTCTGCTGGGCAAGGACTTCGGCTATAAGCCGTTCCATCAATACCCAAACCATATGTGCTGGATCTCGACCGAACATGGCGAAGAGCAGCATCCATATTTCGGCCGCGCGGATGCCATCTACAACGTCATCGACTCGCGTCAGAACGATCCGCAGAACAACGTCATCCAGGCTCTGCGCGGTATGGGATACGAGGATGCGGCAGATCGTTATACCCACGTGAACTACGAGATGGTAGCGTTGACGCCGCGTTGTGCGATCGAGCTGGGCTACACCGTCAGCGAGGAAGATCAGCAGCGAGCCTACATCGAGGTAAGCGGGCGCAAGGGATTCGGCGTTAAAGCCGACGACCTGCTGGATAAGCTGATCGCCGCGGCGAAGGTCGAAGTGGATACGCGTCATCCTGAACTGGACGAGGCCGACCGCTTTGAAACTGCGCGCAAAATCGCTGTTGGCGCTCTGCGTTACTTCATGCTGAAGTACTCACGGAATACCGTCATCGCATTCGACTTCCGTGATGCATTGAGCTTTGAGGGGGAGACCGGGCCGTACGTGCAGTACGCTATCGTGCGGGCCGCAAATATCTTCCGTAAAGCCGGTGTCGATGAGCGGGACGCAGTGTCTGACCTCGCAGCAGGGGATCTGCTGGAAGGGGAGAGTGGCGTCAGCATCTGGGAGGTATGGCTCACGGCCTCGAAGCTGACGATGGTAATCGAGCAGGCCATCCAGAATGCAGAACCGGCGATCCTGGCAAAGTATGTCTTCCAGCTGGCTCAGCAATTCAACAACTTCTACCACAAGCACCACATCCTGACTGAGACGGATATGGCGAAGAAGAAACTGCTTCTGGCTACGGCAGCAGTCGCTAAACGCGAGATGATGCGCGCCTTGTCGCTGCTGGGTATTGAAGCTCCCGACGTGATGTAG
- a CDS encoding lysylphosphatidylglycerol synthase transmembrane domain-containing protein, with the protein MTPQQRRNLLKTVPGFLISGFFLWFTFRKVNYAGLRQVRLVEPAWMLVAVIFLVAGYTLRSHRWWLMMRASSRAKFSACARVLMTSFAANNIMPLRIGDFLRVFSYAGDLDSTAPVILSTVVLERVLDVFTLLLLFVATMGRNSTLISHKTQIVARVLLLGVSGAVLVLLLAAGKLKSPFRKLLNLLPHPGLVGKIEARLVSALDAIAIISLPVRLALLLESFVLWACEGMIFVAMTRALGIVSDWIGPWGALAFSNLSYLIPSSPGAVGTFEFTAKLAMVSHGAAETPAVVFALVVHVFILFTVTAAGGVMFLLHRARRGPHPSLSQEVQELPVELP; encoded by the coding sequence ATGACGCCGCAGCAGCGCCGCAATTTGCTGAAAACAGTCCCCGGTTTTCTGATCAGCGGTTTTTTTCTTTGGTTCACCTTCCGCAAGGTGAACTATGCCGGTCTGCGCCAGGTACGGCTGGTGGAACCCGCGTGGATGCTGGTGGCCGTGATCTTTCTTGTTGCCGGTTATACATTGCGGTCACATCGCTGGTGGCTGATGATGCGTGCTTCCAGCCGCGCGAAGTTCTCCGCCTGTGCCCGCGTACTGATGACCAGCTTTGCGGCGAATAACATCATGCCGCTCCGCATTGGAGATTTTCTCCGTGTCTTCAGCTATGCCGGTGATCTGGACTCAACCGCTCCTGTGATTTTGAGCACCGTGGTTCTGGAACGCGTTCTGGACGTCTTCACGCTGCTGCTTCTATTTGTGGCTACCATGGGGCGCAATTCGACGCTGATTTCGCACAAAACTCAGATCGTGGCGCGTGTGCTGTTGCTGGGAGTGAGCGGTGCGGTGCTGGTGCTTCTGCTGGCTGCGGGAAAGCTTAAATCGCCTTTCAGGAAGCTCTTGAACCTGTTACCGCATCCCGGGCTGGTCGGCAAGATTGAGGCTCGTTTGGTCTCGGCGCTGGATGCAATTGCCATCATCTCTCTCCCGGTGCGGCTGGCTCTTCTGCTGGAGTCTTTTGTCTTATGGGCGTGTGAGGGAATGATTTTCGTCGCGATGACGCGTGCCTTGGGAATTGTGAGTGACTGGATCGGGCCTTGGGGGGCTCTGGCCTTCAGCAACCTTTCTTATCTCATCCCGAGCTCGCCGGGAGCCGTGGGGACCTTCGAATTCACCGCCAAACTGGCTATGGTCTCGCATGGAGCGGCGGAGACACCTGCTGTGGTCTTCGCCCTGGTGGTCCATGTCTTTATCCTGTTCACGGTAACCGCTGCTGGCGGTGTCATGTTCCTGTTACATCGGGCGCGGCGCGGCCCGCACCCTTCGTTGTCCCAGGAAGTCCAAGAGCTTCCTGTTGAGCTTCCGTAA
- a CDS encoding DUF3857 domain-containing protein: MFRIVRAAYLAAALVVGSSVAHAADQWITPTPEELKMMSFPQAPGASAVILNYDELTEDALHMHSVYVRIKVLSEEGRDRANYELVQYRGNDGWYWNIDDVQGRTIHPDGTIIPYTGKPYEKVMEKTKGNKYTAKVVTLPDVTVGSIIELRYKRRWDDNYYTFPRWDVQGDLYMQKAHYVWKPSTKDLYFSDGKNNTRISWTPILPKGTEIKQTQLPAVNGNNGQIIFELNAKDIPAVVEEDYMPPMKSNSYRVMFYYLSYRTADEFWQSEGKKWSKDIDKFAEPSSAVRTFTTESTGGATTQEDKLKKIYAAVMAMDNTDFTRARSASEDKANGLKTVKTADDILTRKRGSGDDLTKLFLAMARAAGMKAYGMAVVRRDDRVFLPGWLDLVQLDDLIAIVVVDGKEQFFDPGMKYVPYGHLDWKHTYAGGIRQSDQGVKVAELPGESYKYSQVQRVADLKLDETGKATGVGVVTFMGAPAVRWRQRASRTDETELNRDLKDAVEAMLPNGMEAEVTKIEQLYDYEKPLRVTLKVSGPVGATTSKRMILPGDIYESRAKAAFPHDKRELPIYFNYEVWERDAVRYVLPAGMKVESAPATAQDKILDSMLYDISSQQVTNTITVRRNLARNGLIYPVTDYPTIRTFYNKLQAKDQENVVLQPAPAATTTGASN, encoded by the coding sequence ATGTTTCGTATCGTAAGAGCCGCATATCTGGCAGCGGCGTTGGTCGTAGGAAGCAGTGTGGCGCACGCTGCTGATCAGTGGATTACGCCAACACCGGAAGAACTGAAGATGATGAGTTTCCCGCAGGCGCCGGGAGCTTCAGCCGTGATCTTGAACTATGACGAGCTGACCGAGGATGCCTTGCACATGCACAGTGTCTACGTTCGCATCAAGGTGCTTAGCGAAGAGGGTAGAGACAGAGCCAACTACGAACTAGTGCAGTATCGCGGCAATGATGGCTGGTACTGGAATATCGACGATGTTCAGGGTCGCACGATTCATCCAGACGGCACAATTATCCCGTACACCGGAAAGCCCTATGAAAAGGTCATGGAAAAGACCAAGGGGAATAAGTACACGGCAAAAGTCGTTACTCTTCCCGACGTCACAGTAGGCAGCATTATCGAACTCCGTTATAAGAGACGCTGGGATGATAACTACTACACCTTCCCTCGCTGGGACGTTCAGGGAGATCTATACATGCAGAAGGCGCATTACGTATGGAAGCCCAGCACCAAGGATCTGTATTTCTCTGACGGAAAGAACAATACACGAATCTCCTGGACACCGATTCTTCCCAAAGGTACGGAAATCAAGCAGACCCAATTGCCTGCTGTGAATGGAAACAACGGACAGATCATCTTCGAGTTGAACGCGAAGGATATTCCGGCTGTGGTTGAGGAGGACTATATGCCTCCCATGAAGAGCAATAGCTACCGGGTGATGTTCTATTACCTGAGCTATCGGACGGCGGATGAGTTCTGGCAGTCGGAAGGCAAGAAATGGTCAAAGGACATCGATAAGTTTGCCGAGCCCTCCTCGGCCGTGCGGACCTTCACCACGGAAAGTACTGGCGGGGCCACGACGCAGGAAGACAAGCTGAAGAAGATCTATGCCGCTGTGATGGCAATGGACAACACCGACTTCACCCGCGCGCGAAGTGCCTCCGAAGATAAGGCCAATGGTCTAAAAACGGTCAAGACAGCGGATGATATCCTCACGCGCAAGCGCGGCAGCGGGGACGATTTGACGAAGCTCTTTCTCGCAATGGCGCGCGCGGCCGGCATGAAAGCCTACGGTATGGCGGTTGTGCGGCGTGATGATCGTGTTTTTCTTCCTGGATGGCTTGACCTTGTCCAGTTGGACGATCTGATCGCCATTGTTGTAGTGGACGGTAAGGAGCAGTTCTTTGATCCAGGTATGAAGTACGTCCCCTACGGCCATCTGGACTGGAAGCATACGTATGCCGGCGGCATTCGTCAGAGCGACCAGGGCGTTAAGGTCGCAGAGCTGCCGGGTGAGAGCTATAAATACTCCCAGGTGCAACGAGTGGCCGACCTGAAACTCGATGAAACGGGTAAGGCAACTGGTGTTGGTGTGGTTACGTTTATGGGAGCTCCTGCCGTACGCTGGCGTCAACGTGCATCCCGCACGGACGAAACGGAGTTGAATCGGGATCTGAAGGACGCTGTAGAAGCCATGCTGCCCAATGGCATGGAAGCGGAAGTCACGAAGATCGAACAGCTCTATGACTACGAAAAGCCCTTGAGAGTGACGCTGAAGGTAAGTGGGCCGGTAGGCGCTACAACCTCCAAGCGCATGATCCTTCCGGGTGACATCTACGAGTCGCGCGCCAAGGCGGCGTTCCCGCATGACAAGCGCGAGCTTCCGATCTACTTCAACTATGAGGTATGGGAGCGCGATGCCGTGCGGTATGTTCTTCCGGCTGGGATGAAGGTTGAGTCGGCTCCCGCGACAGCGCAGGATAAGATCCTCGACAGCATGCTGTATGACATCAGCAGCCAGCAGGTGACGAACACGATCACGGTTCGGCGTAACCTGGCGCGCAACGGCCTGATTTATCCAGTCACCGACTATCCGACAATCCGGACCTTCTATAACAAGCTGCAGGCCAAGGATCAGGAGAACGTCGTGTTACAGCCTGCACCGGCGGCTACGACCACGGGGGCGAGCAACTAA
- a CDS encoding DUF3857 domain-containing transglutaminase family protein, which yields MLLNRSLAFPSSVRLLACAYFFALLSPSALAEKKPVLPDWLKEAAKQPLPSYPANTNAVVLLSDTTYTVGGDLRAVEHHRRAIKILRPQGRGYAHLGTYYDGDSKIRSLKIWSIGPDGHEYELKDNEITDQAVYDGYSIYNDDRHRGGTAPAGDPGAIVAMEYEQEARPYYTEYIWGVQKEIPVLKERLKVELPPGMDYKEVWKGKKETTPVDLEKGKYLWEVSNEPPLDLRDVNMAPERRGQMKRMSVHYFGAAAPYATNGTWESIGEWYEVLAKGRNDATPEITAKAQELIAGKTDFADRAQAIGEYVQSQIRYVAIEIGIGGNQPHPAQLIYKNKSGDCKDKATLLSAMLASIGIRSTWVRVDTERGVVDPNAPSIASNHMVAAIELPAGYESPKLHAVVKANSGKRFLIFDPTWEYTPFGHLEFNLQGGYGVLIDGKDSQVIEFPILSPNVNSIHRTGQFKLAEDGSLNGQMLESRFGDIADWHRRLFRTGTEKEQREIFDRMLGRDLVNFSYDGLKVENAMELTKDLKMSYALKASSFARPAGSLLMMRPRVLGTDTLDTDKKVRVYPIDLGAAREVKDDYEIELPDGYVADELPDPVKIDMGWASYESASKVEGNKLHYTRTYVVRQVELPAEKYEEVQKLAGVIGYDEQSNVVLKKK from the coding sequence GTGTTACTGAATCGTTCTCTTGCCTTTCCTTCCTCGGTTCGTCTCCTCGCATGTGCATATTTCTTCGCGCTGCTTAGCCCTTCCGCATTAGCGGAAAAGAAACCGGTCCTGCCTGACTGGCTGAAAGAGGCTGCGAAGCAGCCCTTGCCCTCATATCCAGCAAATACCAATGCCGTTGTCCTGCTTTCGGACACTACCTATACCGTGGGTGGCGACTTGCGGGCGGTGGAGCATCATCGACGGGCGATCAAGATCCTTAGACCGCAGGGAAGAGGGTATGCCCATCTTGGTACGTACTATGATGGCGATTCGAAAATCCGGTCATTGAAGATATGGAGCATTGGGCCGGATGGTCATGAGTATGAATTGAAGGATAACGAGATTACCGATCAGGCTGTCTATGATGGTTACTCGATCTACAACGATGACCGCCATCGCGGAGGCACTGCGCCGGCCGGAGATCCCGGCGCAATTGTTGCCATGGAGTACGAACAGGAAGCAAGACCCTATTACACCGAATATATTTGGGGCGTTCAGAAGGAAATACCCGTCCTGAAAGAGCGCCTGAAGGTCGAACTGCCGCCAGGGATGGACTACAAAGAGGTCTGGAAGGGAAAGAAGGAAACAACCCCAGTCGATCTTGAAAAAGGGAAATATTTGTGGGAGGTCTCCAACGAACCGCCACTCGACCTGCGGGATGTCAATATGGCTCCGGAGCGGCGAGGACAAATGAAGCGCATGTCTGTCCATTATTTTGGTGCCGCGGCTCCCTATGCGACGAACGGAACCTGGGAGAGTATCGGTGAATGGTATGAGGTTCTGGCTAAGGGACGGAACGATGCAACACCAGAAATCACCGCCAAAGCGCAGGAACTGATAGCTGGAAAAACAGACTTTGCAGATAGAGCCCAGGCAATTGGGGAATATGTGCAGAGTCAGATTCGCTATGTCGCTATCGAGATCGGCATAGGTGGGAACCAGCCTCATCCGGCGCAGTTGATTTACAAGAACAAATCTGGTGACTGCAAAGACAAAGCGACACTACTCTCCGCCATGCTTGCTAGTATCGGTATCCGCTCGACATGGGTGCGAGTCGATACCGAGCGAGGTGTAGTGGATCCGAATGCTCCATCGATTGCCTCAAATCATATGGTAGCCGCGATCGAGCTTCCGGCAGGATATGAGTCTCCGAAGCTCCATGCTGTTGTGAAAGCGAACAGCGGCAAACGGTTTTTGATCTTCGACCCTACATGGGAGTACACCCCCTTCGGACACCTGGAGTTCAATCTGCAGGGCGGTTATGGTGTGCTGATAGACGGCAAGGACAGTCAGGTCATTGAATTCCCCATACTCAGTCCTAATGTGAACTCCATCCACCGTACGGGACAATTCAAGCTGGCGGAAGATGGTTCACTGAATGGTCAGATGTTAGAAAGCCGATTCGGTGACATTGCCGATTGGCATCGTCGGCTTTTCCGTACCGGAACGGAAAAAGAGCAACGCGAGATTTTTGATCGCATGCTCGGGCGCGACCTGGTGAATTTTAGCTACGACGGGCTCAAAGTCGAAAATGCGATGGAGCTCACGAAGGATTTGAAGATGTCTTATGCACTCAAAGCATCAAGCTTCGCCAGGCCGGCGGGCTCGTTGCTTATGATGCGCCCCCGTGTGCTTGGAACAGACACCTTGGACACGGACAAGAAAGTACGTGTGTATCCCATTGATCTCGGCGCAGCGCGCGAAGTGAAAGACGACTACGAGATCGAACTTCCAGATGGCTACGTGGCCGATGAGTTGCCCGATCCGGTGAAGATCGACATGGGTTGGGCTTCCTATGAGAGCGCCAGCAAGGTTGAAGGGAACAAGTTGCATTACACACGGACGTATGTGGTCCGGCAGGTGGAGTTACCCGCGGAGAAATACGAAGAAGTGCAGAAGCTCGCGGGTGTGATCGGTTACGACGAGCAAAGCAATGTCGTTCTGAAAAAGAAGTAA